Sequence from the Osmerus eperlanus chromosome 23, fOsmEpe2.1, whole genome shotgun sequence genome:
ATGAAGGCATGCTGGGCGTCAGTGTTGAAGGCTAGGCTGGCCTAAGGCAGACGTGGGGGGAAAGTCCACTCCAACTTCCTTATGGTTATGACTCCATGCAGGCCTATCAATCGAGGCGTTTACCTACATATACGCTATTCCTTTACATTTACTGCCAtataaggagagaagagaggctctTAATTTATATTTATGTGCCTTGACTGTGCCAAGAGAGTAGATTACTTGAAAGGGCACGTCGACTTAAAAGTGGTTTCTGTTTAAGACCCTCCTGCTCCGTGTTGTGGCCTTAGAGAGCAGCTGTGTTGCATCAGCACACACTGTGCTGTGATGtggagtgtgtgggcagagtgtgttgtgttgtgtgtactgtactcacacacacggttCCGAGAGCAGCTGTAGACTTAAGGGCTGAAGGGACTGAattctgcgtgtctgtgtgtgtgtgtgtgtgtctaactctcTGCATGCCACATGCTACAAGAGcagctgcaagtgtgtgtgcaatgtGAATGTATCTGAggcttgttagtgtgtgtgtttgtggtggggggggtcctAAACCTCAGATTCAGGGGTCCGATTCACATCAGGGGTCAGTCAGTGTGCTAACGTCAGAcagtgtgcaaacacacacacacacacacaccccgccgtCTATGCAGTGAGGTGGTAGTAGAGTGTGTAGAGCAGGGCCATGGTCAGGCCGTAGAACAGCAGGAAGCCCGTGGAGAACAGCGAGGAGGAGCGGCCGCGGGGGTCCAGGGGGGCTCTGCCGgggccctccgccccccccgcctccccctgcACGGCCAGCAGGGCGGCCACGCAGCGCAGCACGGCGGGCAGCTTACAGAACAACAcgtcagagcacacacacacctccatctgagggagagagggggggggggtggttgagaggaaatggagagagagagggggggtggggttgaggGGAGAGCGTGAAACAgaatggaggaaagagagacagagggagtggaGAGCGTGAAACagaagggaggatagagagggggtgagaaagggcagaaaggaaaagaaacaaGATGGCAGAAAACAAaaggacggagagaggagaggaagaaaagtgAGCAAAAAGATGAatagcagaagagagagacagacaaacaatgAGCTTAAAGCACGGAACGCCCAAAACTGCTAGAACACAGAAGATGGCTAAACACCCGTCGTGGCAACATTACAGTAACATACATAGTTGACTGACTGGTAACAGCGGGGCTTGGACAACACAAACCTGCTGATGGAATGGGTTACACAAAAGGtgaaggtagagggagagagtgagagaaaggcgTGGGGTGAGGTATGGATCTTACCTCCGGGACCCCCAGTTTCCGACAGGCAGCAAGGAAGTTCTCAATGTTGAGGCGACACTTGGCGGTGCTCAGcttgggctggggaggagggattaaaagggggagggagaaagagagagagagaaaaggtaaaGAAACAGTCACGTCACGACCCatggtgagaaaaaaaaacagttctCTCTTAAATCATCCATGCTCAAAAAAGTGTCGGGGGCTGTGATTGGCTCACCACTGCCGGAGATGGGATGTGGATGATGGAGACGGCGCGCGGCCGCACTTGATTGACCAGCTGGCACAGGATCGTGCCATTGGACAACGCTTCCCCTAGGTCTTCAGGTAGGGTGGTCTTCAACCTTGACTCCAgagtctggggagagagagacatatagagatatggagacagtgagtgagagaggtaaaaagagagagagacctccaaGTGAGACCACAGAGGCTGGTGTGAACGGGGTGGTGAGTACGTCAGAGCGAGGGGGGCGTCGGGCGGTACCTTGCGCAGCTGGACGATATCCGGTCTCTCTTCTCTGGGGGACCGCAGCGTGGAGCGAGACTCACTCCGCCCAGCCTCCACCAGACTGTGAACAGAccctgacaggaagagagagaggctgtgtacTGTAACTGTATAACAATGAGTCAAGGCAttcatggtgcgtgtgtgtgtgtgtgtgttgtaggcgTACCAGACGTCTTGACACTGCAGCGGGAGGAAGCCCGGAACAGGAAGCTGTTGGGTTTGTGGGCGTGGCCTGGCGGAGACGATGCCTTGGGTGTGGACGGAACGtctgacaggaacacacacaccgtgttgaCTTGCATCTAAGGAAgtgcgtttgagtgtgtgtgtgtgtgtgtgtgtgtgcgcgctcgcGCTTTACCTGGTCTGCTAACGGAACGCTGGATCGAGGGCCCATGAGCCAATGAGGGCACCTGGTCTGCACTctgtgaagaagaagaaaatgcatccatgacacacacacacgtacatacatcatgaacatgcatcacacacacacacggggggggggcactCCTGGGACTCACCGCACATCGTTGTCGTAGGCCGTTGTGGGAGTGGTGGTTCTCTGGCGATCCACCACTAGATGGAGACAAAGACAGCACATTGCTCATCACAGGAGCTCTAACCCCGTCACTAAAAGCTTTCACCCAGCGTCTTCTGCCAAGGAGAGCACTCAGGGAAAGGAAATAAACACTGAACGGTTCATATCCATTAGGAGCATTTTGCtcagatctctctctcgctctctgcctgGAACCCCTCGTGATGTAAATGGCCTTACCCTGTGCAACTTCCTGTCTGCGACGGCGTCGCCACATGACTTCCTGTTTTGCCTGCCGTCTTCAGACTGCAAGGGCAAGTTTCGAAACTTCTGGTTAGATATGGGACATGATCACTGGGGGCTGCCTGCCAGTAACCCTGCTCCTACAGAGAGATGCCACAGGGGCCACTGCAGTGTCCAACATGGCTGTTCTAGTTCACCACGTCACCGGGTTTCACCAAGTGTTCCCTGCTGCTCAAATATCCCCCCTGGCTCACACACTGGAGGGCCACCAGCTTGCTTTACACTACATCAAGGATATTCGCcggaaccctctctctcttgcgaaGATGTCGCCTTCCATCACCTCCATCTttacctgtcctccctcccttgtcctccctccctgtcctccctcccttgtcctccctccctgtcctccctcccttgtcctccctcttcacctgctgtccttggccctctctctctgctgctgctgggctcgTTCTCTCTCCTGCCAGATGAGCAGGGTGCCtggcttcctcctctcctctcccagggtggggctggagggggacggggaggaGCTGGACCACGACAGGGACTCCGCCCCCATCTCCACAccagtcctgggggggggggggggggagacagagagagagagacagagagagagacagacaaagagacagagacagagaggggaagcaacggggagagagagacagagaggagagacagacagagaggagagacagagaggagagagaggggagagacagagcgagaggggaAGCGacggggagagatgggaggagagaagaatgcAAAGGATTTCCAAAAATGACGCGATGTACATCAATTTGATGTGCAGTCAAACGCTTGAATGCTGGCCTATACCAATCCCTATTCATATAAATGAATGATGACTCTGTTGACTTCGCAGGGGCATTCATCTGCTTAAAAGGGAGCTGACTCGCGGTGTGGGAAACATGAGTACAGGGTCAACAAACTCAAGATCGCTCCCATTCAGCTTTACACGAACAGGGAACCATGACGCGCGGCGAGGCGCCCCAGACCTATCGTGTCTGAGCGTTCAGGCGCTCTGCggtgtccggggggggggggggggggcgttggtcACATGGCCGCGAGAGTGGGCTTTGGTCATGTGATCGCGTGAGGCGGCTGGAAATGGGAGCCCTTCACACTGCCTGACACAACATTGACCATTGGTCTGGAGACGGACGTTCCGGGTACAGAGCCCCGGGGGCagcggagaaggggaggaggtagaggggaaCACGCGTTTGGTTTGACGTTGTTTGCTTTGCGTCGGCATATGTGAATAGCCTCACACAGTTAAATACCatttctctctcatttttcTTGTTTCCCCCTGAAAGACCACACGTTTGGAAGACTTGAGTGCTACTACACATGCAGGTTCAGAGTGGCAGTGTGTAGGGTTAGTGCATAAGAGTAAATGTTTTCCAtggttagggtgagggtggcGTCAGTGGAGGACTGGATCGCTGTGTGTAGTGGGAACTGCACTCTGTTGACTTTTCCCAGCTCCTCAAACACCCAGGAATCTGACCTTGCACAGACGGCTGAGGGactgatagagggagagagagatacagagtataTAGTGTACGTACATAAAACCAACAAAGTATCTTATTCCACTCTACAGCACTGACTGGACATAGACtcggtgtgtgcgcgtgtgagctGATGGGTTTCGAACGCCGCAACCGCCAAACTGCTGAGCGTCCAACCGAAACGCTCGCGGAAACGGGGAAGTGAAGGCTGGTCCGCACCGACGCGCACGCCGCTCACACAAACAGTCCCTGGCGTTTGGCTGAGGGTGCATTCTGAATGATGCAGGGGAACCATTTGGAGGCCGggtggctaaccctaaccccccgtGCCTTACCTGCATATCGAGGAGTCGGTTGTGGAAGGCGAACCTTTTTCGTTCCTTTCCTGGGAGCACAACAAAAACAGAGCACACAAGTCAAGCAGTCGACCTACTCAACCCAGAAACCGCACAGTATTTAAACATCGGGGGCAGATGAGACACACTGAGACTGTAGCGAGGCCTCCGTACCTGCGGGGGCGCTGTGAGCGGTGGGGTGGGCGGCGCCatcccgccctcctcctccgtcacaCTGCTGTCGATGAAGTCCACCTGCTCCGCCTCGCCGTTGACtgcagagtgaggagagggggatgaagaaggggggaggaggaggagagggggatgaagaaggggggaggaggaggagagggggatgaagaaggggggaggaggagagggggatgaagaaggggggaggaggaggagagggggatgaagaaggggggaggaggaggagagggggatgaagaaggggggaggaggaggagagggggatgaagaaggggggaggaggagatcggCAGAACGGAGGacaaggacagaggaggaggaggaaggccaaagaagggagaaagggagagacggtaggaggagagaaaagagggagagatagacagggggagggtagcggagagagagagagagagagagagagagaggagatattgCAGACAGACCAATAACAGAGAGGAATGTTAGGGAGTGTATTCAAACAGTGCACCCTTTATTAAAGGATGAGGCAGGGAGGATATGAGAGAGATTTATGACCCTGGGGAGCTAGCTCTGAAAGCACACAGCCCCTCATTACATCTaatgtgaggttgtgtgtgtgtgtgcccctcacCTGCATGGTTCTCCAGAGAgcagtcctcctccacctcctcctccaggttgcGGTGGTCTCTGGTGAGCTCGGCCAAGCGGACGGATCGCTCCGAGAAGTCATCTGCAGACTGGTGACGCAAccacgggagagagagacgtcagAGAGACACATGCAGCACTTGGAGAGATATGCCGAGTTGAGATCAACCAAAGCACACTCACCCAAACACACTACACTCACCCAAACACACTAcactcacccaaacacacacacacccaaacacactacactcacccaaacacacacactcacctcgtTCCCTGACCATCTCTTGCTTCCGCTGTCCACGCTGTTGAAGCCAGAGTCCAGACCTCCATACGGGCCTGTAAACAGCTCCTGCTCTGACAGactgaaagagacacacacacacacgtcaggaaACGCACATCAAGGACAAATCCACATTAGAAATACAcaccaagtacacacacactcacaggagaGGCTCCTTCTGAGAACTGATAAGGCCTTGTGAGGTTCATTGCTCGTCACCGTTCTAGACCcactggggtggggaggggattttccaaaacaacttttcattcCAGTTTTATATTCCGCTTTCCCAGAACATCCTCCCATATGTCCTCTGATTTCCTGCCTTCCCTCCTCATCAATCCATCCatgactcctcccccccccccccccatccatccctcccgctCCACGCTCTcttcctgccagccctccactatccccccccccctttctcctccacccctccggcccctctctccacccaccctccgtccatcccttccccctccccccggtcTCTCACCAGCTTTTGAAGTGGGTGGGCCGCAGGGCCCGCTCCATGTCCTCCTGGCTCCTCCTGCAGGCCTCCATGTTGAGGTACTTGAAGATGTGGTACTTGCCCTTGGAGCAGATCTGCGCGGGCGGCTGCTGCAGGGGGTTGTTGTCCAGGGTGATGCTCTGCAGGTGGCGCAGGTGGCGGTAGCACACGGGCACGTGGGACACGCGGTTGCACGACACATCGAGGCGCACCAGCGGCAGCTCCGacagctctggggggggggggggggggggggagagaagggctgGTTTGAGTCGCTGAGCGGGCTGTTGAGAGCACTGCCTGCTACTGGACTCTAAACTGGACCGTGTGAGGTGAAATCAGTTTGAATGCAAGGCTGTCGCTGCAGGCTGAAGCAAGCAGGATACTGCTTcagctggagagggggggggggaggggtcgttCCAGGGTCACAGTTGAAGagagtgctggtgtgtgtgcgtctacaatatgtgtacgtgtgtgagagagttcagGTGTGTATagtacgtgtgtgtacagtgtgtgtcagtgcagaTGTGCACCccacagtacgtgtgtgtgtacacagtgtgtgtgtgtgtgtgtgtaggggggcgtACCTTGGGGCAGCTTGGTCAGCTGGTTCCTCCTCAGGTTGAGGTCTCTCAGACACTCCAGCTGTCCCAGCTCCACCGGCAGAGACTGCAGCTCGTTACAGCTCACatcctgagggaggggggggcgtccaccaggagagaggggggcgggggtcaaggagaagaggagaggattaCGGGTGAGACCAACAAAAAAGGGGAAGCAAACATTTCAAAAAGGTACTTTAAAACCCAGAGAAACTACCTCTAATAGGTTACAGGAAGTGAAACgtacagggagggagaaagacggggggtgagggtggaggagagagagagagagagcgagagggtggaggagagagagcgagagggtggaggagagagagagcgagagagagagcgagagcgagagagcgagaggataaAGAGTCCAGGGAGAACCCAACTCCACCCGTAACCTGAGACCAGTTGGTCTGGGGCAGAACACAGCCACgatgtaggcgtgtgtgtgtg
This genomic interval carries:
- the lrch4 gene encoding leucine-rich repeat and calponin homology domain-containing protein 4 isoform X1, producing MAAGDGAQLPATIAASRSVEKALEEAAASGALNLSNRKLKEFPRTARNHDLSDITYADLSKNRLCELPEELCQFISLETLSLYHNCARSLTPSLGHLQALTYLNLSRNLLSSLPLSVCELPLLRVLIVSNNKLSSLPASIHTLTHLRQLDVSCNELQSLPVELGQLECLRDLNLRRNQLTKLPQELSELPLVRLDVSCNRVSHVPVCYRHLRHLQSITLDNNPLQQPPAQICSKGKYHIFKYLNMEACRRSQEDMERALRPTHFKSCLSEQELFTGPYGGLDSGFNSVDSGSKRWSGNESADDFSERSVRLAELTRDHRNLEEEVEEDCSLENHAVNGEAEQVDFIDSSVTEEEGGMAPPTPPLTAPPQERNEKGSPSTTDSSICRTGVEMGAESLSWSSSSPSPSSPTLGEERRKPGTLLIWQERERAQQQQRERAKDSSLKTAGKTGSHVATPSQTGSCTGGGSPENHHSHNGLRQRCASADQVPSLAHGPSIQRSVSRPDVPSTPKASSPPGHAHKPNSFLFRASSRCSVKTSGSVHSLVEAGRSESRSTLRSPREERPDIVQLRKTLESRLKTTLPEDLGEALSNGTILCQLVNQVRPRAVSIIHIPSPAVPKLSTAKCRLNIENFLAACRKLGVPEMEVCVCSDVLFCKLPAVLRCVAALLAVQGEAGGAEGPGRAPLDPRGRSSSLFSTGFLLFYGLTMALLYTLYYHLTA
- the lrch4 gene encoding leucine-rich repeat and calponin homology domain-containing protein 4 isoform X2, encoding MAAGDGAQLPATIAASRSVEKALEEAAASGALNLSNRKLKEFPRTARNHDLSDITYADLSKNRLCELPEELCQFISLETLSLYHNCARSLTPSLGHLQALTYLNLSRNLLSSLPLSVCELPLLRVLIVSNNKLSSLPASIHTLTHLRQLDVSCNELQSLPVELGQLECLRDLNLRRNQLTKLPQELSELPLVRLDVSCNRVSHVPVCYRHLRHLQSITLDNNPLQQPPAQICSKGKYHIFKYLNMEACRRSQEDMERALRPTHFKSCLSEQELFTGPYGGLDSGFNSVDSGSKRWSGNESADDFSERSVRLAELTRDHRNLEEEVEEDCSLENHAVNGEAEQVDFIDSSVTEEEGGMAPPTPPLTAPPQERNEKGSPSTTDSSICRTGVEMGAESLSWSSSSPSPSSPTLGEERRKPGTLLIWQERERAQQQQRERAKDSSLKTAGKTGSHVATPSQTGSCTGGGSPENHHSHNGLRQRCASADQVPSLAHGPSIQRSVSRPDVPSTPKASSPPGHAHKPNSFLFRASSRCSVKTSGSVHSLVEAGRSESRSTLRSPREERPDIVQLRKTLESRLKTTLPEDLGEALSNGTILCQLVNQVRPRAVSIIHIPSPAVPKLSTAKCRLNIENFLAACRKLGVPEDNLCSPQLILEEEGLTRIAQTVQALVELPVSGPRRSSRQETTGLTQPQPDQNPTTAL
- the lrch4 gene encoding leucine-rich repeat and calponin homology domain-containing protein 4 isoform X3, encoding MAAGDGAQLPATIAASRSVEKALEEAAASGALNLSNRKLKEFPRTARNHDLSDITYADLSKNRLCELPEELCQFISLETLSLYHNCARSLTPSLGHLQALTYLNLSRNLLSSLPLSVCELPLLRVLIVSNNKLSSLPASIHTLTHLRQLDVSCNELQSLPVELGQLECLRDLNLRRNQLTKLPQELSELPLVRLDVSCNRVSHVPVCYRHLRHLQSITLDNNPLQQPPAQICSKGKYHIFKYLNMEACRRSQEDMERALRPTHFKSCLSEQELFTGPYGGLDSGFNSVDSGSKRWSGNESADDFSERSVRLAELTRDHRNLEEEVEEDCSLENHAVNGEAEQVDFIDSSVTEEEGGMAPPTPPLTAPPQERNEKGSPSTTDSSICRTGVEMGAESLSWSSSSPSPSSPTLGEERRKPGTLLIWQERERAQQQQRERAKDSSLKTAGKTGSHVATPSQTGSCTGGGSPENHHSHNGLRQRCASADQVPSLAHGPSIQRSVSRPDVPSTPKASSPPGHAHKPNSFLFRASSRCSVKTSGSVHSLVEAGRSESRSTLRSPREERPDIVQLRKTLESRLKTTLPEDLGEALSNGTILCQLVNQVRPRAVSIIHIPSPAVPKLSTAKCRLNIENFLAACRKLGVPEDNLCSPQLILEEEGLTRIAQTVQALVELPVSGPRRSSRQETTGLTQPQPDQNPTTA